In a single window of the Hydrogenothermus marinus genome:
- a CDS encoding MBL fold metallo-hydrolase, with product MLDFVKFLGTAGGRTVVFRQLRHSGGIWIRLNNINIMVDPGPGSLIRIYENNLEPKDIDIFVISHRHLDHVADINSVLEAATESTKNKKDLLIAPEDAIDGDDPVILKYLKKGIKKFVYTKENIEVDYKGVKVKSHIKHIHRGAEVYGLSFETENKKIVYVPCGKFYEKMLTGYPENADLMIINTTFVKPKPNVDHMSAEGVKQLLKALKPKKAVITHYSVDMLKANPKAVAKNIEEETGIPVIAAEDRMKIKI from the coding sequence ATGTTAGATTTTGTGAAATTTTTAGGTACTGCAGGTGGTAGGACTGTAGTTTTTAGACAGCTTAGACATTCTGGTGGAATATGGATTAGATTAAATAACATAAATATTATGGTTGATCCGGGACCAGGAAGCTTAATTCGTATCTATGAAAACAATCTTGAACCAAAAGATATAGATATATTTGTTATATCCCATAGACATTTAGATCATGTTGCAGATATAAACTCAGTCTTAGAAGCGGCAACAGAAAGCACAAAAAATAAAAAAGATCTTCTTATTGCACCTGAAGATGCCATAGATGGAGATGATCCAGTAATATTAAAATATTTAAAAAAAGGAATTAAAAAATTTGTATATACAAAAGAAAATATAGAAGTTGATTATAAAGGGGTAAAAGTAAAATCTCATATAAAGCATATCCATAGAGGTGCAGAAGTTTACGGGCTTTCTTTTGAAACAGAAAATAAAAAGATAGTTTATGTTCCCTGTGGAAAGTTTTATGAAAAAATGCTTACAGGCTATCCTGAAAATGCAGATTTAATGATTATAAATACAACATTTGTAAAACCAAAGCCAAATGTAGATCATATGTCAGCAGAAGGTGTAAAACAACTTTTAAAAGCATTAAAGCCTAAAAAAGCAGTAATTACTCATTATAGTGTAGATATGCTTAAAGCAAATCCAAAAGCAGTTGCAAAAAATATAGAAGAAGAAACAGGCATACCAGTAATAGCCGCAGAAGACAGAATGAAGATTAAGATATAA
- a CDS encoding SDR family NAD(P)-dependent oxidoreductase — protein sequence MEIKGKNVLITGSAKRIGKYLALSLAKEGANIIIHYNYSEKEAEDVVNQIKDLDVKVEKIKANLEDEKQVISLAEESLNIFGKIDILINNASIYYPTQLNENISKISEEMDRFYKVHIKAPLILSTILGKHMFKKKEGRIINIGDYSPLRPYRNFTPYTISKGGLLTLTKSLAKEFAPYVLVNAILPGPIIPPPDLEDKETPLKKTLLKKWGGEKEILKAVKYLIETDFTTGAFIPVEGGRLLC from the coding sequence ATGGAAATTAAAGGAAAAAATGTATTAATTACAGGTAGTGCAAAAAGAATTGGAAAATATTTAGCTTTATCCTTAGCAAAAGAAGGAGCTAATATTATTATCCATTATAATTATTCAGAAAAAGAAGCAGAAGATGTTGTAAATCAGATAAAAGATTTAGATGTAAAAGTAGAAAAAATAAAAGCAAATTTAGAAGATGAAAAACAAGTAATTAGTCTTGCAGAAGAATCATTAAATATTTTTGGCAAAATAGATATATTAATTAATAATGCATCAATATATTATCCAACACAACTAAATGAAAACATTAGCAAAATATCTGAAGAAATGGATAGATTTTATAAAGTTCATATAAAAGCACCTTTAATTCTTTCTACAATCTTAGGAAAGCATATGTTTAAAAAAAAAGAAGGAAGAATTATAAATATTGGTGATTACTCACCTTTAAGACCTTATAGAAATTTTACACCTTATACAATATCAAAAGGAGGACTTTTAACTTTAACAAAATCATTGGCCAAGGAATTTGCACCTTATGTTTTAGTAAATGCAATACTACCAGGACCAATTATTCCACCTCCAGATTTAGAAGATAAAGAAACACCTTTAAAGAAAACATTATTAAAAAAATGGGGTGGTGAAAAAGAGATACTAAAAGCGGTAAAATATTTAATAGAAACAGATTTTACAACTGGAGCTTTTATTCCAGTAGAAGGTGGAAGACTTTTATGTTAG